One genomic window of Arachis hypogaea cultivar Tifrunner chromosome 8, arahy.Tifrunner.gnm2.J5K5, whole genome shotgun sequence includes the following:
- the LOC112705781 gene encoding probable alkaline/neutral invertase B, translated as MDIHSKKKDASIFLRFTCFFFFLFRCSICDSSTLFPSLLSSHAKKNLSLSLSSLWYCWKFGSSATSYLSLGSKMASYQMEWSQSRNLSVRSPDALCSVAEIDEFDFSKALVERPRSLNIERQRSADERSMSELSVGFSPRPSSTKNDNSSRAGDTFDSAFSPLQKSGIPRSLILDPHPIINEGWEALRRSLVYFRGQPVGTIAALDNSDEKLNYDQVFVRDFVPSALAFLMHREPDIVKNFILKTLRLQSWEKKIDRFQLAEGVMPASFKVFHDPVRNHETLIADFGESAIGRVAPVDSGFWWIILLRAYTKATGDSSLAERPECQKGMRLILSLCLSEGFDTFPTLLCADGCCMIDRRMGVYGYPIEIQALFFMALRCALQLLKQDPEGKEFMERIVKRLHALSYHLRSYFWLDLKQLNDVYRFKTEEYSHTAVNKFNVIPDSLPDWVFDFMPHHGGYFIGNVSPARMDFRWFCLGNCIAILSCLATPEQSVAIMDLIESRWQELVGEMPVKVCYPAIESHEWRIITGCDPKNTRWSYHNGGSWPVLLWLLAAASIKTGRPQIARHALEIAETRLLKDNWPEYYDGTQGRYIGKQARKFQTWSIAGYLVARMMLDDPSHLGIVALEEDKHLKPLLKRSNSWNL; from the exons ATGGATATTCACTCGAAGAAAAAAGACGCCTCCATTTTTCTTCGCTTcacgtgcttcttcttctttctctttcgttGCTCTATCTGTGACTCATCAACACTATTCCCCTCCCTTCTCAGTTCTCACGCAAAgaaaaatctctctctctctctctctagcttGTGGTACTGCTG GAAATTTGGCAGTAGTGCTACTAGCTACTTGTCACTAGGATCGAAGATGGCTTCCTATCAGATGGAGTGGTCTCAATCTCGGAATCTGAGTGTAAGAAGTCCAGATGCACTGTGTAGTGTGGCAGAAATTGACGAATTTGATTTCTCAAAAGCATTAGTAGAGAGGCCAAGGTCGTTGAACATAGAGAGGCAGAGATCAGCAGATGAAAGATCAATGAGTGAACTATCTGTAGGGTTTTCTCCACGTCCGTCCTCAACTAAAAATGATAACTCTTCTCGCGCAGGAGACACTTTTGATTCTGCTTTTTCTCCTCTACAAAAATCAGGCATCCCAAGATCACTCATATTGGATCCACATCCAATAATAAATGAAGGATGGGAAGCTCTGAGGCGTTCCTTGGTCTATTTTCGCGGCCAGCCGGTTGGTACAATTGCTGCCTTGGACAATTCTGATGAGAAACTAAATTATGATCAG GTCTTTGTTAGGGACTTTGTCCCGAGTGCTCTGGCTTTTCTGATGCACCGGGAACCAGACATTGTTAAGAATTTCATCTTGAAGACACTTCGTCTTCAGTCATGGGAGAAGAAGATTGATAGGTTCCAGCTAGCAGAAGGGGTGATGCCAGCTAGTTTTAAAGTATTCCATGACCCTGTCAGGAACCATGAGACTCTCATAGCGGATTTCGGAGAGAGTGCAATAGGCAGGGTTGCTCCTGTTGATTCTGGATTTTGGTGGATTATATTACTTCGTGCATACACAAAGGCTACAGGAGATTCTTCCTTGGCTGAACGTCCTGAATGTCAAAAGGGTATGCGCTTGATTCTCAGTTTATGTCTTTCGGAGGGGTTTGACACATTTCCAACTCTGCTATGTGCTGATGGATGCTGTATGATTGATCGTAGAATG GGTGTTTATGGTTATCCCATTGAAATTCAAGCACTATTCTTCATGGCTTTAAGATGTGCATTGCAATTACTTAAGCAAGATCCTGAAGGGAAAGAGTTCATGGAACGCATTGTAAAACGCTTGCATGCCTTAAGCTATCATCTTAGAAGCTACTTTTGGTTGGATTTGAAGCAACTTAATGATGTCTATCGCTTCAAAACAGAAGAGTACTCGCATACCGCAGTGAATAAGTTCAATGTGATTCCTGATTCTCTACCAGATTGGGTTTTTGACTTCATGCCTCATCATGGTGGATACTTCATTGGCAATGTGAGTCCAGCTAGGATGGATTTCCGATGGTTCTGCCTTGGAAACTGCATTGCCATATTGTCCTGCTTGGCAACTCCGGAGCAATCCGTTGCGATCATGGATCTCATTGAATCACGGTGGCAGGAATTGGTTGGGGAGATGCCTGTCAAAGTTTGTTATCCAGCCATTGAAAGCCATGAATGGAGGATCATAACAGGATGCGACCCAAAGAATACTAGATGGAGTTACCACAATGGTGGATCTTGGCCAG TTCTTTTGTGGCTTCTCGCCGCAGCCTCCATCAAAACAGGGCGACCTCAAATCGCAAGACACGCCCTTGAGATTGCGGAGACCAGGTTGCTGAAGGACAATTGGCCGGAATATTATGATGGGACACAAGGTAGATACATTGGGAAGCAAGCTCGCAAATTTCAAACATGGTCCATTGCTGGCTACTTGGTGGCTAGGATGATGCTGGATGACCCATCCCATTTGGGTATCGTTGCATTGGAAGAAGACAAACATCTAAAGCCTTTGCTCAAGAGATCAAATTCTTGGAACTTGTGA